Part of the Paenibacillus guangzhouensis genome is shown below.
TGTCGAGTTCGTCTGAATATATTCTAGCGCCAACTGATAGCGATAAGCCTTCATATCCCGGAATGGCAGCTCGGCTTCATTCGGTTCAGAATAATAAGCGCGCACCGCACGCAGCAAGATTTGGACAATGCATTGCTTAATCGTCGTATATACCCCATTGTACCGCTGTGCCGTCGCCTGGTAGGCTTCTAGGAAGTATGGCATCGCCCTGTAAATATCCATCGTCGGCTTCAGAGGTAGCTGCCTCAGCTTCTCCACACAATCGCGCGCTTCATCCACTTCCCAAGGGTTGATGAGCGCATCTGCAAGCACAGACTCCTCATCTCGCTCAACAATATCCACATGAAGACATAACTCTTCCATCGACTCGCGAGAATCCGCCTCTTGATAATGCAGCACATCCGGACCGGTCAGATAGAACATGCCTTCGCGAAGGGTGTACGGCTCATCCACCAGGATGACACTCCCTTTACCGCGAGGGATGAAGTGAAATTCAAATTCCGCATGCTTATGGAACGACACGATCTTCCCTGGTGCAAAAGATGTGAGATGGAACCGGAGAACGCGAATTTCATAATTGCCCCATGTAATGCTCAAATCGAGCCTTTCTAGCGCATCTTGGCGATCTCGCATCACTTCATAAGGAAAACTGCTCATTCCATACACCTCTCATAACATAAGCTTAGTATAGCCCGATTTAGGCCTTCAGCTCATCCAATCGAATACTGCGCTGTTCACGCGCCGATTGATTCGCTGCCTCCATTAATTTCGTTAATTCCACCGCGATCGCGATGTTCTCGTCTGCTGTTGTATCGTTCTTAATATGGTTAATCCATTGCTCGAATGCGCTCTCACGTTTTGCAGGCAACGGCTGCTCTACCCATGCTTCAGATGCTTCTTTCCCAGGGTTCGATGTGCGCAGCAATAATTTCTCATCCGGCGTACCGAATAAGAGTGTGCCTTCCGTACCGTGCACTTCAATCGTAAATGGCGAGAAGTTATTGACGAATCCCGCTTCCACGATCCCCACAGCGCCTGAAGCCGTCGATAGTGTCGCCACCGCGTTATCTTCTACTTCTTTGCCTGTGATATAACCGAATTGTGCCTGTACGCCCACCGGCTGTTCCCCGAGGAATACCCGTGTCAAATACATCGGATGGCAGCCAAGGTCGATCAATGCCCCACCGAGACACTCCTTCAGACCATAGAAATGCTCAGGCAGCCAACCTGCCGTCGCACCATTGTGGGAAAGACGCACGCGAACGAGCGTTACTTTGCCGAGCAGCCCTTGATCCAAAATGTCGCGAATGGCAAGCGTATAGTTATCATTTAATCTTGGAAGAGACACGGTTAATTTGACGTTATTCTCTTTCACCGCGTTCAGAATATCATTGACTTCATGAAGAGTCGGAGCCAGAACTTTCTCGGTAAAAATATGCTTGCCCGCACGTGCAGCAGCTGTAATGACTTCATGGTGCATCGATGTCGGCGCATCCACAATCACGCCATCAATGTCTTCCCGTTGCAGCATTTCTGCAAGAGAACTATGGAACTGGGCACCTTGTTTGTCTGCTGCTTCTTGACCGCGCGCCGGGTTCTCGTCCCATACGGCAACGATCTCCGCTTCTGGATGCTCCTGTGCTTGCTTCGTGTAATCCCATGCGTGTACATGCCAATAACTAATTTTTCCGATTCTAATCATTCTTAAGCTCACCTCTGTATTTAATATTAGGACATCATGAACATAATCTATCATATCATTTCGGGATATTTCACTATGTTTACACGACAGATAATTCAAAATTCACGACATAAATTATATACGTCGCATTTTTATAGAGGGTTCCGATCGATGTGATGAATTTCATGGAAAAGACATTGGTCTTATGCCTGATTACCGTATATAATTGGTAATGTGTTCAATTTGAACGAGCTAAAGTTATTTAGGAGGCGTATACCATGTTCAGCAACATCGGAGCTAGCGGATTTATCATGATCATTATTCTAGCGCTTATTATATTCGGTCCCAGCAAATTACCCGAGCTTGGCCGCGCCGCAGGCAGAACGCTGCGCGAATTCAAAAATGCGACGAATGGTCTCATGTCCGACAATGAACCCGCGAAGAAGGAATCCTCTGCTGTGCAGCGATCCGAATCCGAAGAAAAAGACAAAAACGCGCAGCAATAAGCTGCGGTTAGGTGATAAGGATGCCCGAGAAACTACAAGCCGTCTTACAACATATCGGTGATCTGCGCAGAAGATTGGTGTGGATCATCGCAGTGCTTTTCCTAACGGCCATCATTGGCCTTTTTATTTCCCAACAATTGATCGCTTATCTCAAGAGTGTTCCGCCGGGATCGACGTTCGAATGGAACGCGTTCTCGCCGTGGGATGCCATTAAAGTCTATATGAATGTGACGATCGCATTCGCCTGCGTCATTACGCTGCCGTTCACTTTGTTTCAGATTTGGCGTTTCGTGAAGCCAGGACTGCGGAAGAAGGAGCAGAAGGCCACTTTGCGATACATCCCGTTCGTCTGTCTGATGCTGGTCGTCGGACTAGCCTTCGCCTACTTTGTTGTCTTTCCGATGGCATTTAAGTTCACGACCCGGATGACTGAGAATATGCACCTCATTCCAACGTATGGCGTATCGCAATATTTCGGCTTCATGTTCAGCTTAGTGATCCCTGTCGCTCTAGCATTCGAGTTGCCGGTCCTCGTCATGTTCCTGACGAAGCTGCGTATTCTGAATCCGAAGAAACTGCACAAGTTCAGAAGATATGCCTACTTCATCCTAGTCATCATCGCAACCATGATCTCGCCGCCGGAATTTATCTCGCATCTCATGGTTGCCGTCCCGCTGCTCGTCCTGTATGAGATTAGCGTCGGCATATCCAGCATCGTCTACCGCAAGCAGCTTATCGCCGATCAACAATTTGAAGCCGATGAAGATCGGCAGCACATCGCTTAGGAGGACATCGACACCATGATTACTGGCTTATACGAGGCCCACTTGCCGGTGCGCAGCTTGGCGGTCTCCATCCCATTCTATGAGCGGCTTGGATTAACCTTCGCCAGGTGGCAAGGAGAACACACTGCCTTTTTGTGGATTGAGCAAGGAAAGAGCTGGCTCGGCTTATGGGAGGGAGAGCAGGTCAACCTCCCTTACCATGCGTCTATCCGCCATATCGCCTTTACGACAACATACGAGCAGCTGCGGCATGCCGCGGATTGGCTCCGGTCAATGCAGATTGAGCCCGTCATCTTCCCGGGACAAGCAACAGGCGACCCCGTCGTTCGGCCAGATCAGGGGAATGCCTCAATTTATTTCGATGATCCTGACGGGAACAGCCTGGAGCTTATGGCGAACATCGAGGTTCCCGCTCCGCTGCGTCAGATGACGTCCCTATTAACCATCGAAGAATGGGAAGCGAAGCTCCGTACGATGTAGAACAAATGCATAACATAACCCCCAATCACGGTGAGGAACCTACAATTTGTATGGTGCTTCACCGTGATTTGCATGGTTTCCCCCTCAATCCGATCGTGATATGATAGTCTCGTCATTTTATATATTTTTCCAACAGAAATGGAGGAATTCGCAATGAGCAAGATCCACGCTGCACCTGCCGTTGTTCCGAGTTTAAGAGAATGGACAGGCGGGACAGGGCAATTCCAGTTCCATCACACGACGCGTATCGTTATCGATGGGAAAGACAGCGATGTGCTACGAGAACTTGCAAGCGCTTTACAGGATGAATTGAAACACGTGACCGGGCTTGAACTCACCGTTCAATCTGCGCCAGCCGCAGAGCAAGGCGACCTCTTACTGACCTTGAGCGATGAAGACGCAGCCCTTGGCGAAGAAGGGTATGTCCTCTCTGTGACAGAGCGCATCAGCATCCAAGCACCGGCAGCGGCGGGCATTTTCTATGGAACACGGACATTGCTGCAAATCCTGACGCTAGATACCGAGGGCCATGTTCATGTCCCGCAAGGCATTGTACGTGATTATCCGTCGTATCGCCGCCGCGGCATCATGCTCGATGTCGGTCGCCGATATTATTCGGTACAGTATCTCGAAGAGACGATTAAGCGTCTCGCATGGCATAAGTTGAACACGTTCCAGCTGCACTTCAGCGAATGGAACGGCTTCCGCTTGCAGAGTGAGACGTATCCGGGACTCGCATCGACCAAATCCTACAGCAGAGCAGATATCGATCATCTGCAGGCCGTTGCCAAGCGTTATCATGTCATGATCATTCCCGAGATTGAAATGCCGGGTCATTGCGCGATTCTGAATAAATATAATCCAGATTTGAAGTTCACTTGCCCTTCGATGGATATGGATACGACCGGCTGGAGTATCCCAGAATTTACGGTGGACTATACGAAGCCTGAGACACGGGAATGGCTGAAGAGGCTCGTCGATGAATTCATTCCTTGGTTCGATTCGCCTTACTTCCATATTGGTTCCGATGAGATTCAGACGGAGGAGTGCATGAAAGCTTCGCCGGTCCTCGTCGATTATCAACAGAAACAGAACCATCCGAAAGTCGGTGACAGCTTCATTGAATTTATTAATGAGATGAGCGAGCACGTGAAGCAGGCTGGCAAAATTCCGATGAACTGGAACGGTTTCGAAGACTATGATCCGAGCATTGCGCTGCATCCGGATAACGTCATTACGGTCTGGAGCGACGAAGGAAGCCCTTCGAAGCAAGCGATCGATTTCGCGCAGGAAGGTTATGCCGTCTATGCTTCGCCGGGCAATGTCCTCTATGTCACGCCGGGCAAGCAGCTCGTGCCGAACAACGCCTATGTGTACGAAGCTTGGGAACCGACAGCACATTCGAACGTCATCGGTTATTTCATGTCGATCTGGTCCGACTACTGGGATCAAGTCCAGACGCCGGACGGCCGTATTGGTTATGAGAGCGGACGCTCCTTCAAAGGTGAAGAAGTCGGCGACGGTGTCTATGTCATTCTAGAATCCAATTTTGAAGAAGCATCACGAGGTCCAAGACAGATTCTGTCCGAGCGTATGTGGGGCGGTCCGCGGTCCGCGACGGTGGGTGCTTTCTTCGAGCGCGTGGAACGGATCGGGGATGAGCCTTCAGTTCGAGGATTTGCAGGGCAGCATAATGCATAACTAATCCCTGACTCAAGCTTGCTTCCTGATCACAAGAAGTTCATACTGTAAGGTAGATCAATTGGGAGCCTGCACAGGCTTGAACTTTTTCATAAAAAGGAGTAAATACGCATGCAACAAGAAACGTTGGATTTGTTCCGCAAATTAACAGAGTTCCCTGCCGCGTCCGGCTTTGAACGCGGGCTTCGCGCGCTTGTCAAAAAAGAAATCTCGAAATACACCGATGAAATCATTCATGATGCGCTCGGCGGCGTGTTCGGCGTTATGCGCGGGAACGAAGAGGGTCCTCGCGTCATGGTGACAGGGCATCTAGATGAAGTGGGATTCATGTCCACCCAAATCACGGATACAGGCATGATCAAATTCACGACGCTCGGCGGCTGGTGGGGACAAGTCATCCTTGCGCAGCAAGTGGATGTCATCACACCAAACGGTCCGATCCGCGGTGTTGTGGGGTCCATTCCGAAGCATCTCTTGGATGAAGCCACGGCGAACAAGCCGGTAGACCCGAAAGTGATGTACATTGATGTCGGTGCGGACAGCCGTGAAGAAGCCGAAGCAGCTGGCATTCGCCCAGGCCAACAAATCGTGCCGGTTTGCGAATTTACGCCGATGCTCAATCCGAAGAAGATTATGGCCAAAGCGTGGGATAACCGCTATGGCGTAGGTCTTGCGATTGAACTCATGAAGGAATTACATAACGAGAAAGTGCAATTGCCGAACATCTTATTCGCAGGGGCTACCGTGCAAGAAGAGGTTGGACTACGTGGTGCGCGTACAGCGGCAAATCTGATTCAACCTGATATTTTCTACGGACTCGATTGCAGCGCTGCGAATGATATGACAGGCGACCGCAATTCCTTCGGCCATTTGGGCAAAGGCGCTTTGCTTCGCATCTTCGATCCAACGATGATTACTCATCGCGGCCTAATCGAATTCGTGCAGGACATTGCAGATACACACAAAATCCCTTACCAATACTTCGTATCGCCAGGCGGCACGGATGCAGGCCAAATTCATATGAGCGGCATCGGCGTTCCTTCGACGATTATCGGCGTCGTGGGCCGTTACATCCATACGCCTGCTTCGATTGTGCACACCGACGACATCGATGCAGCCAAAGAACTGCTCATTCAGCTTGTGAAGCACACCGACCGCACAACATACAATACGATCGTGGAGAACAGCTAAACCCTGCTTCCTCTACATCAATAACAAAAAAAAGAAACCCCACAGCCTATCGCAAAGGTTCACAAGAACCGATGCCCAGTCTGTGGGGTTTTATTCGTAGAATCAAACGATCTAGGCCTTCCAGCTCTCGATTGGCAGCCAAATAACCCCGCAGGTCGCGCGTAAGGAATAAATCTTAGGCACGAACAACGGGGCATATGGGGCAAGACATAACACAAAATGGCTTACAATGTCACTGTAAAATACACACTAAGTCCGATCACCAACACAGACGAAATACTGCATAAAATCGTGTGCAGCCCCTCCATCCGATGCTTCACCGCATAGATCAACTGCCGAATCGCAAAAAGAACGCCAACGACATTCAAGACAATCACCAGCACCGTAAATACATTCATGAATGTCGACGAACCCGCCGCCATATCATGATGATGCATCGAGGCCATCGTACTCATCAGCATAGGGGCCGAGAGCCAATGCACTGTATGCAGTACAATAACAGCTAGTAGAGATAGGACTGAAGCTGCCGAATACTTCGACTGCACCCGCATGCGCAACATTCTCGATAACATGCTCACCACATCCTTCTTCCGTTGATGGCAGATGTTCGCGAGGAACTTCTCTTACTCATTATACGGGGGAAGCTTCAGAACATTCGCAATGATTCCGGCGTGCTGCTCGCAGCTGCTTCGTCTACGATCTGGACAAACGCAGACGGGTTTTGTCGAATACGTGCCCCAATCCGCTGTAATGTGGCAGGGGCGAACTGATGGAACATTTGATCCAGCGGCGAGATCGCAGCGAACATTAACTTATCATCTAACTCGTGGTGGGTGTCATGTTGTGAAGTGAATATCTTCTCTATCTCCTCGAGCAGCAGCAGCATGGTGTCTTCTTCGAAATACTGAACCGCCTTCTTCAGACTCGTCCAGAACATCGGCTGCGCAATAAAATACGCGCTCCACCAATAGAACTCGGCTTGGGATTCTATGGCATGATGATGATAAGAACAATACATAAATAACGCTTGTTGACCCGGGGTCAGCTCTCGATAGAACTGAACCTTGGCTACGACGCCGTCTCTGCCTATCGTTTCGTTCTCCCGCATCATCGCTTTGTAGGTCGTGATGATCGGCTTAAAACATACCCATACCAAGCCTTCATCCGTTGAGGAATGAAAGGCCTGGCGCTCCACTTGAAAGTCCATCTTTATACCCACTCCCTATGTATAAATATACAAGATATGGAAGTAGTCGGATAGGTGTTTCTTTTGATTTTATTGCATTTATGTTTGAAATTTCCAAATTTAATCGAATTCGACAAAATATTATAACAAAAATCGTTCCCCTATGAGATGACGCTCTGAGGGAACGATTCTGTATGCCGTTATACCAAATGGCACGCTACATAATGGTCATGGCCGACGTGACGAAAAGCTGGAGCTTCGGCCTTGCACTGCTCCGTCGCAAATGGGCATCGCGTATGGAACTTGCATCCTGACGGCGGATTCGCCGGGCTTGGAATATCCCCCTTCAACACAATGCGATCCCGCTTCAGCTTCGGAATCGGAATCGGTACCGCAGACAGCAGTGCCTTCGTGTAAGGATGCAAGGGATTACGGAACAATTCGTCCCGCGGCGCCGTTTCCATCATGGAGCCCAAATACATCACGCCAATCCGCGTGCATAAATGTTCGACGACACTTAAGTCATGCGAGATGAATAAATAGGTCAGTCCCTGCGATTCCTGCAATCCGCGGAACAAGTTAATGATTTGAGCTTGAATGGATACATCCAGCGCGGAGACCGGTTCATCGGCAATGATCAGGTCTGGATTCAGGACGAGCGCACGCGCGATCCCGATCCGCTGCCGTTGGCCGCCGGAGAATTCATGCGGGAACCGATCGTAATGGTACGAGGACAACCCGCAGGCCGCCAGCACCTCTTCGACGCGATCCCGAATCTCGCCCTTCTGCAATAGACCGTGATCGAGCAGCGCTTCACCAATGGCATCGCCTACGCGAACGCGCGGATTGAGCGAACTATATGGGTCTTGGAAAATGAGCTGCATTTGCGGACGAAGCTTCCGCAGCTCCTTCGGAGCCAGCGTATGAAGATCAATCCCCTTGAACAACACTTCACCCGATGTCTTGTCCGTCAAGCGCAGTATCGTACGTCCAACGGTGCTCTTCCCGCTGCCTGACTCGCCGACAAGACCGAAAGTCTCGCCTGCTCGGATCGACAAGCTAATATCATCGACAGCCTTCACATGGCCGATTGTACGATTGAACAACCCGCCTGTAATCGGGAAATATTTCTTTAGGTTTCTCACTTCAACGATCGGTTCAGACATGAACAGCCGCCTCCTCATATAACCAACAAGCCACCTTCTGGCGGTCTGCGATGTCTCTTAACTGCGGCTCTTTCGATTCACAGATCGCCATGCACTGGCCGCAGCGATCATGGAAATAACACGATTCCGTCAAAGTCAATGGATTCGGAACTTGTCCTGGAATGGAATACAACTGATCCTGCCGCTGATTAATAATCGGCTTCGACTTCAACAAACCTTGCGTATACGGATGTCTCGGGTTGTTGAATAGCTCGACGACTTCGCCTTCCTCGACGATTTTGCCGGAATACATCACGATCACATAATCCGCCATTTCCGCAACAACACCCAGATCATGCGTAATCAAGAGGATCGACATGTTCGAATGCGATTTAATATCCCGAAGCATATCCAGAATCTGCGCTTGGATCGTCACATCGAGCGCCGTCGTCGGCTCATCGGCGATGAGGAGCTTTGGATTGCAGGAGATCGCAATAGCGATCATGATCCGCTGCAGCATACCTCCGCTGAGCTCATGCGGATACGAATGGAAGATCTGCTCCGCACGCGAGATTCCGACCTGTTCAATCAGCTCGATCGCACGCTTGCGCGCCTCCTTCTTGCTCATCTTCAGATGCTCGATCAGCGGCTCCGTAATCTGTTGACCAATCGGGAGTACCGGATTCAGCGAGGACATAGGCTCCTGGAAGATCATCGCAATATCGTGTCCGCGAATCGTGCGCATCTCATTTTTGCTCATTTTCAGCAAATCTTCGCCTTCAAACCCGATCCGTCCGTTCACGACTTTCCCTGCAGGCCCTTCGATTAATCCCATAATGGACATAGCTGTCATACTCTTCCCGCAACCGGATTCGCCAACGATGCAGACAGTCTCTCCTTCACGCACGCGTAGGCTAATATCGTCAATCGCCTTTACCGTACCTTCCTCCGTGTAGAAATACGTACTTAAATGGTCGATTTCAAGTGTGTTCTTCATCCTCTTCACCTACTTCTTATGTTTGGGGTCCAGCACGTCCCGAAGCCCGTCACCGAATATATTAATGGCGATTACCGTTGAGAAAATCGCGAAGCCTGGCGGAATCCACAGCCACGGATGCTTCTCGAAGTCAATGATGCTATTCGCCGCATCAATCATATTCCCCCATGTTGCCGTAGGCGGCATGACCCCAAGTCCGAAGTAGCTCAGAACTGACTCCGATAGAATCGCTCCGCCGATATTCAGCGTTGCTACAACAATTAAGAGCGGGAAGAGATTCGGAAGCAAATGATGGAACAATTTCCGGCGGTCTCGAAGACCTAGAACAACAGCTGCTTGCATGAACTCGCGTTCACGAAGACTGAGCATCTGCCCCCGGACAAGTCTCGCAAGCCCCGGCCAGCCGACGAAGCTCAGCATCATCATGACGATATACATACGATAATCCGTCGGAATTTTCCACTCGGACAATAATGCCCCGAGAATGAACAAGATCGGCAGACTCGGAATCGAGAGCAGCAGATCTGCAATCCGCATGATGATTTGATCCACGATTCCCCGGTAGTATCCCGCGATCGCTCCGAGCAAGCTGCCAATAAATACCGATAACAGCATCGATGCTAAGCCGACAGTTAGTGAGATTCGACCCGCTTGGAGCAGACGTGTAAGCACATCGCGCCCTAGCATATCCGTCCCTAGCCAATGTTTGAGATTCGGTGCATTGTTCATCGCCGTCACGTTCACCTTGCCGTCCGTGTAAGGTGAGAAGAACGGTCCAATAAAGCACGCCACGAACATAAATACAATAAAAATAAAGCCCGATACCGCTAATTTATTCTTGAGCAGCTTCCGCATGGACTGCGTCCATAATGACGTACGAACAGCGGGGAGCTTGCTGCTACGACCTTTGACAACTTCACCTTGCACCATAGCCATTGGGCTCCTCCTCACAGTTTCACGCGCGGATCCGCGATGTTATATAGAATGTCGGATATAAGCGTACCGATGACCGTCAGAACGGCGATGAACATCGTAAACCCCATCAGCAGCGGATAATCTCTGGCGCCGAAGGATTGCATATACAGCTGTCCGATCCCCGGCCAATTGAATATTTTCTCAATGATAAGCGATCCCCCGAACAGCCCCGGCAGCTCGAAGCCGACGAGCGTAATTGCAGGCAGCAGCGCATTGCGCAGCGCGTGACGGAATAATACCTTCTTCTCC
Proteins encoded:
- a CDS encoding AraC family transcriptional regulator; translation: MSSFPYEVMRDRQDALERLDLSITWGNYEIRVLRFHLTSFAPGKIVSFHKHAEFEFHFIPRGKGSVILVDEPYTLREGMFYLTGPDVLHYQEADSRESMEELCLHVDIVERDEESVLADALINPWEVDEARDCVEKLRQLPLKPTMDIYRAMPYFLEAYQATAQRYNGVYTTIKQCIVQILLRAVRAYYSEPNEAELPFRDMKAYRYQLALEYIQTNSTGQLVLSDVADKLHISSRQLQRILKEQGDGRSFSEIVEDVRLNAVCRRLVETTMPIEDIALKEGFSNGSYLHTVFRKRYAMTPSLYRRMNARG
- a CDS encoding Gfo/Idh/MocA family protein, producing the protein MIRIGKISYWHVHAWDYTKQAQEHPEAEIVAVWDENPARGQEAADKQGAQFHSSLAEMLQREDIDGVIVDAPTSMHHEVITAAARAGKHIFTEKVLAPTLHEVNDILNAVKENNVKLTVSLPRLNDNYTLAIRDILDQGLLGKVTLVRVRLSHNGATAGWLPEHFYGLKECLGGALIDLGCHPMYLTRVFLGEQPVGVQAQFGYITGKEVEDNAVATLSTASGAVGIVEAGFVNNFSPFTIEVHGTEGTLLFGTPDEKLLLRTSNPGKEASEAWVEQPLPAKRESAFEQWINHIKNDTTADENIAIAVELTKLMEAANQSAREQRSIRLDELKA
- a CDS encoding twin-arginine translocase TatA/TatE family subunit; protein product: MFSNIGASGFIMIIILALIIFGPSKLPELGRAAGRTLREFKNATNGLMSDNEPAKKESSAVQRSESEEKDKNAQQ
- the tatC gene encoding twin-arginine translocase subunit TatC, with the translated sequence MPEKLQAVLQHIGDLRRRLVWIIAVLFLTAIIGLFISQQLIAYLKSVPPGSTFEWNAFSPWDAIKVYMNVTIAFACVITLPFTLFQIWRFVKPGLRKKEQKATLRYIPFVCLMLVVGLAFAYFVVFPMAFKFTTRMTENMHLIPTYGVSQYFGFMFSLVIPVALAFELPVLVMFLTKLRILNPKKLHKFRRYAYFILVIIATMISPPEFISHLMVAVPLLVLYEISVGISSIVYRKQLIADQQFEADEDRQHIA
- a CDS encoding VOC family protein, which encodes MITGLYEAHLPVRSLAVSIPFYERLGLTFARWQGEHTAFLWIEQGKSWLGLWEGEQVNLPYHASIRHIAFTTTYEQLRHAADWLRSMQIEPVIFPGQATGDPVVRPDQGNASIYFDDPDGNSLELMANIEVPAPLRQMTSLLTIEEWEAKLRTM
- a CDS encoding beta-N-acetylhexosaminidase; the encoded protein is MSKIHAAPAVVPSLREWTGGTGQFQFHHTTRIVIDGKDSDVLRELASALQDELKHVTGLELTVQSAPAAEQGDLLLTLSDEDAALGEEGYVLSVTERISIQAPAAAGIFYGTRTLLQILTLDTEGHVHVPQGIVRDYPSYRRRGIMLDVGRRYYSVQYLEETIKRLAWHKLNTFQLHFSEWNGFRLQSETYPGLASTKSYSRADIDHLQAVAKRYHVMIIPEIEMPGHCAILNKYNPDLKFTCPSMDMDTTGWSIPEFTVDYTKPETREWLKRLVDEFIPWFDSPYFHIGSDEIQTEECMKASPVLVDYQQKQNHPKVGDSFIEFINEMSEHVKQAGKIPMNWNGFEDYDPSIALHPDNVITVWSDEGSPSKQAIDFAQEGYAVYASPGNVLYVTPGKQLVPNNAYVYEAWEPTAHSNVIGYFMSIWSDYWDQVQTPDGRIGYESGRSFKGEEVGDGVYVILESNFEEASRGPRQILSERMWGGPRSATVGAFFERVERIGDEPSVRGFAGQHNA
- a CDS encoding M42 family metallopeptidase; amino-acid sequence: MQQETLDLFRKLTEFPAASGFERGLRALVKKEISKYTDEIIHDALGGVFGVMRGNEEGPRVMVTGHLDEVGFMSTQITDTGMIKFTTLGGWWGQVILAQQVDVITPNGPIRGVVGSIPKHLLDEATANKPVDPKVMYIDVGADSREEAEAAGIRPGQQIVPVCEFTPMLNPKKIMAKAWDNRYGVGLAIELMKELHNEKVQLPNILFAGATVQEEVGLRGARTAANLIQPDIFYGLDCSAANDMTGDRNSFGHLGKGALLRIFDPTMITHRGLIEFVQDIADTHKIPYQYFVSPGGTDAGQIHMSGIGVPSTIIGVVGRYIHTPASIVHTDDIDAAKELLIQLVKHTDRTTYNTIVENS
- a CDS encoding ABC transporter ATP-binding protein → MSEPIVEVRNLKKYFPITGGLFNRTIGHVKAVDDISLSIRAGETFGLVGESGSGKSTVGRTILRLTDKTSGEVLFKGIDLHTLAPKELRKLRPQMQLIFQDPYSSLNPRVRVGDAIGEALLDHGLLQKGEIRDRVEEVLAACGLSSYHYDRFPHEFSGGQRQRIGIARALVLNPDLIIADEPVSALDVSIQAQIINLFRGLQESQGLTYLFISHDLSVVEHLCTRIGVMYLGSMMETAPRDELFRNPLHPYTKALLSAVPIPIPKLKRDRIVLKGDIPSPANPPSGCKFHTRCPFATEQCKAEAPAFRHVGHDHYVACHLV
- a CDS encoding ABC transporter ATP-binding protein, with the protein product MKNTLEIDHLSTYFYTEEGTVKAIDDISLRVREGETVCIVGESGCGKSMTAMSIMGLIEGPAGKVVNGRIGFEGEDLLKMSKNEMRTIRGHDIAMIFQEPMSSLNPVLPIGQQITEPLIEHLKMSKKEARKRAIELIEQVGISRAEQIFHSYPHELSGGMLQRIMIAIAISCNPKLLIADEPTTALDVTIQAQILDMLRDIKSHSNMSILLITHDLGVVAEMADYVIVMYSGKIVEEGEVVELFNNPRHPYTQGLLKSKPIINQRQDQLYSIPGQVPNPLTLTESCYFHDRCGQCMAICESKEPQLRDIADRQKVACWLYEEAAVHV
- the opp4C gene encoding oligopeptide ABC transporter permease, which gives rise to MAMVQGEVVKGRSSKLPAVRTSLWTQSMRKLLKNKLAVSGFIFIVFMFVACFIGPFFSPYTDGKVNVTAMNNAPNLKHWLGTDMLGRDVLTRLLQAGRISLTVGLASMLLSVFIGSLLGAIAGYYRGIVDQIIMRIADLLLSIPSLPILFILGALLSEWKIPTDYRMYIVMMMLSFVGWPGLARLVRGQMLSLREREFMQAAVVLGLRDRRKLFHHLLPNLFPLLIVVATLNIGGAILSESVLSYFGLGVMPPTATWGNMIDAANSIIDFEKHPWLWIPPGFAIFSTVIAINIFGDGLRDVLDPKHKK